One stretch of Paenibacillus sp. FSL R5-0341 DNA includes these proteins:
- a CDS encoding TetR/AcrR family transcriptional regulator, whose protein sequence is MVITIVSITDRRILKSQEAIKSAFIKLMNEKPFDTITMQDISDHANVGRRTIYHHYSDKFDLLDKLIEEHIDELRRLCKEASDLDFIESNVLWFDYFEIHYSFFSAMLRSKGAPFFRSRFLALVIEELEDEVNITEGKNKGLTKEVILTFFGTAIVGIVESYFTNGLPRQPHTVAEQVGILLERNL, encoded by the coding sequence ATGGTGATTACTATCGTTTCTATCACAGATCGAAGAATACTTAAGTCTCAGGAAGCGATCAAATCCGCTTTTATCAAGCTCATGAACGAGAAACCTTTCGATACCATTACGATGCAGGATATCTCTGATCATGCTAATGTCGGCCGCAGAACGATATACCATCACTATTCGGACAAATTCGACTTGCTGGATAAATTAATCGAAGAACATATCGATGAACTAAGAAGATTGTGCAAGGAAGCATCCGATCTGGATTTTATAGAAAGCAATGTACTTTGGTTCGATTATTTTGAAATTCACTATTCATTCTTCTCAGCTATGTTACGGAGTAAAGGAGCCCCTTTTTTCCGCAGTCGCTTCCTCGCTCTCGTCATTGAAGAACTGGAAGATGAGGTGAATATAACGGAGGGAAAAAATAAAGGACTAACGAAAGAAGTTATTCTTACGTTCTTTGGTACAGCGATCGTTGGTATCGTGGAATCCTATTTCACCAATGGATTACCCCGGCAACCTCATACTGTTGCAGAACAAGTTGGGATTTTATTAGAAAGGAATCTATAA
- a CDS encoding cupin domain-containing protein, with the protein MAKHEEVKDGVIFPVGEKNEAYAQYFVGQSYLQSLVADPKVNVGVGNVTFEPGCRNNWHIHRGGFQLLLVTGGEGWYQEEGKPAQFLKAGDVIVTHDGVKHWHGAAKDSWFEHIAITAGTPEWLEPVTDEIYGRATK; encoded by the coding sequence GTGGCTAAGCATGAAGAAGTTAAAGATGGAGTTATTTTCCCGGTAGGAGAGAAAAACGAAGCATATGCACAATATTTTGTAGGGCAAAGTTATCTGCAATCCTTGGTTGCTGATCCCAAAGTGAATGTGGGGGTTGGGAATGTAACGTTTGAACCGGGATGCAGAAATAACTGGCATATCCACCGTGGTGGATTTCAGCTGTTGTTAGTGACTGGTGGAGAAGGTTGGTATCAGGAAGAAGGAAAACCTGCACAATTCCTAAAAGCCGGCGATGTTATTGTGACTCATGATGGTGTAAAACACTGGCATGGGGCCGCTAAAGATAGTTGGTTTGAACATATTGCGATCACTGCGGGTACACCGGAATGGTTGGAACCTGTGACAGATGAAATTTACGGAAGAGCTACAAAATAA
- a CDS encoding helix-turn-helix domain-containing protein — translation MANKPDDPAIFETKKQYTHPPGILVSDHYIQPYGYSCYRAQGTKDWLIIYTLSGKGRIHNGASGYLSCTAGTLTIVSPGTAQDYFTEQGHVWDKMWAHFIPRLPWMDWIPSSNTDGPIFQLHIDKESSRRAIESAFSRVISYRLYEDSMLRDELTLNALEEVILLVASQHQSKKELDSRVQEVLNIISRHYMDHILIEDLGKRVCLSPSRLSHLFKEQVGDSIMETLMKYRLKQAEPLLQYTLRPITEIALAVGFHSPDYFSRQFSNHFGVSPSNYRKKYREAI, via the coding sequence ATGGCTAACAAACCAGACGATCCTGCTATATTTGAAACAAAAAAACAATACACACATCCTCCTGGTATTCTGGTGTCCGACCACTATATTCAACCCTATGGTTACTCCTGTTATCGTGCACAAGGAACCAAGGATTGGCTAATCATATATACTTTATCGGGAAAAGGACGTATTCATAATGGAGCCAGTGGATACCTGAGCTGTACAGCAGGAACATTGACCATTGTCTCTCCTGGAACCGCACAAGACTATTTCACCGAGCAAGGACATGTATGGGATAAAATGTGGGCTCACTTCATTCCACGTCTACCTTGGATGGATTGGATACCCTCCAGCAATACAGATGGCCCGATCTTTCAACTCCATATCGATAAGGAAAGCTCCCGGAGAGCCATTGAATCGGCTTTTAGCAGAGTGATCTCCTACAGATTATACGAGGATTCCATGTTGAGGGATGAGCTGACATTGAATGCACTGGAAGAGGTCATCTTGTTGGTCGCCAGTCAGCATCAATCGAAAAAGGAACTGGATTCACGCGTTCAGGAAGTGCTAAACATTATATCTCGGCATTACATGGATCATATTCTTATCGAGGATTTGGGCAAGAGGGTGTGTTTATCCCCTTCCCGTCTGTCTCATTTGTTCAAGGAACAAGTGGGAGATTCCATCATGGAAACGTTAATGAAGTATCGCTTGAAACAAGCTGAACCATTACTTCAATATACCCTCAGGCCCATTACCGAGATTGCTCTGGCGGTTGGCTTCCATTCACCCGACTATTTCTCCCGGCAATTCTCCAACCACTTTGGAGTCTCCCCATCGAACTATCGGAAGAAATATAGGGAAGCCATATAA